CTGTTTTCACAGATTTTATTAAGTGGATTTCTAGAAGCGGTAGAGCTTTCCTGGTTACAACACAGGTTGAGCCAATCTACCCAGTTCTAAATTTTGGTGGGTTCACCGATGGGGATAGGGCACTTGCAATAGCACTTGCATTCAAACCGCAAAAGGTTTTGTTAGCTGGTATGGACTTTGGAAATGTTGTTGGAAAATATTCAAAGCCTTGGCTAAAAAACCATTTGCAAGCCTCTGAAAGGAAGAGAGCTAAGCTGGAAATAGCATATAGAATAACATCTATGCTTTCATGCCTAGTCACAACACCAATCTACACACTATCAAGTGTTGTGCCACAGTGTGCTCTAACTTTCAACACTATTTAGCATTTGAAATTATTTAGATTCTTGTTATTGAACCTCCTTTGCTTATTGCATAGAGAGCTATTGTCGATGCCACTATATCTGCTGTGGAACCTGGGTTTACACCCATTTCACCAAGCTTTTTATCAAATTCAATTAAAATGCTTTCGCATTGCTTCTCATCCTTTTGGCAAGTCTCTAAAACCTTTGAAGCTGTTTCTGAAACCATTTTAGCTATTTCAAGTCCCTGTTTCCTTATAACGAGAGTGTCTAGCTCGTTTGACAATTGATAGAGGTATGTTTCAATAACTGCTCTATTCCAGTTTCCATGGAGCTTGATTCTCTCCTTGAGAAACACCATGTTTCTTCTAGATCTTGGATAACCCTCAACAACTTCTCTAGCCACAACATCTTTTTCAGCACTGTGAACAAGAATTTTCCACAGCGTGTACCCTCCTCTTCTAAGCTTCTTAGAGTATTCAACATCCCAAACATTTGGAAACTCATCAGTGTAATCCTCTTTTCTAATGTAGCTTGGAGTAACAAGCCTAATCGCGTTGTAGAAATGTATAGAGTCTTGAACAGTTGAATACTTTTGCAAAAATGCTTTGGCGTTTAAGCATATAGAATCTATGTTTGTTGAGCTTTCAAAACAAAGCACATAGCCACTTGCAACAGCTATTGGAAGTAACAAAAGTGATGAGCCAAGACATGTGTTGCCACCACCAGAAACAATCTTATAGTCTCTCACCATACCCTCTATAAGATCCCCAACAAAAACAGAGACTTTGCTTGGTTTCTTCAAAGCCATTCTACACCCTCTTCTAACAGCTCTAAAAACATAGTACTCACCAACAACACTTGTTACTAGAAAATCCTCGAATTTTGTATCGCTAAAATCCCTTAGCCTATGAACATTTCCAGGCTTGGGATAAGCAGCAACCTCAAGTGGAATAGCAGAAGCTATTAGATATGACAATAGTCTGAGTTTCTCCATATCCTTAGCAACACCTCAAAAGCAAATACTTTCAAAAATAGTTTGCTTGTTACACGCAATTTATTTTGCTATGAAAAACCCTATTTCAAGAAACAGGTTTTTGATAAATATGTATTTGCTATAAACTCTTAGCCACACCACAATCTTATAGCTTTGTTGAACAATTCTAGTAATTGTGATTTCGATGAATTATCAACAACTCTATGTTACAATAGCTTAAATAGCAGGAGATGAGACAATAATGTGTTTTGATATTCATATGAGTAGTGATTTAGCTAAAAAACTTTCGTTTGTGAATTTTGGAAATATTTGCAAGGATTGTAAAGTGAATTGCTGTAGAAGATTCTATGCAGTGTTGCTGCCAGAGGAAGAAGAGAGTTTCAAGGGTGTTGCATTTGAGGTTAGTACACCACTTGGCAGTGTAAAAGCTATTGGCTCTAGAAATGGAGCTCCATGTCCATTTCTAGATGAGAAAGGATTTTGCAAAGTCTATAGCCAAAGAGCATTTGATTGCAGGTTATGGCCTTTGCTACTCTACTACGATTTCAACACAGGTGAAAAGGTTTTGTATCTCGATTTGGAGTGTCCAGCAGCTGAAAAGGGTTTGATAAGCAAAGAGTTTATCGATAAGGTTTTGCAGATTTTGAAGAGTAGTAGAATAGATGTGGAGTGGCTTAAAAAATACACCTTGGCTCCATGGCCAAACAGGTTAAAGGAGATTGCAAGATTTAAGTAATCTGCATGTTTATGCAGTGAACTCTTCCATGCATTGAATAGCTCCTAACAAACTTTTGTATAAAATTAGTAACAACAGGATCTTTGCATAGAGATGCGATAGTGTATAGATGATAGGCTATATCCTCACAAGATATGTTACTCTTCAAAATCTTTTCAACATTATCATATCTAACAGTAGCCCAGTGCCAAAAGCCATTACTTTGAAACATGTTCAATGGACTTGGAAAACCATCTCCAAAACCATAAATTTCAACAGTATTTGATGATAGAAACCTTATTTGCACACCATGACTTCTCTTACTATCGAGAAACTCTACAAAGTTAATAACAAAACCTTTTTCATGTTTCTTAATAGAGATAAGATGTTGAGGCATGTCCGGATCAAATAAATATTTGCTTAAAAGGTGTATTACTTTTGCGTATATATAAGAACTTTATAAATTTTATGAAAACAAACTATGTTTTGTTAAACAAGTTCACAAGTTCTCTAATCACCTTATCAGCAAATCACTTAACTATAAAATCAAAAAGCTTCTTCACCTGTCTCAGCTTGGGATATATAACACCAACTCTAATCAGCATTGCCAAGAATCTTAGTTTGTAGGAATACTCAACAAGATCCTTTCTATTGCTCTCATAACCCTCCTTCTCAATTAAATCAGCAATTTTCTTCATCTCCTCAACATCTGCCATGGTATAGTCATTCAAGTCTTTATCAAGAAGCTGAACAAGTTTTTCACAAACCTCTTTAGTATAGTACTTTGAGCTAGTTGAAGGCAGAAAAGCTTTAACAGCATTTCTAATACTGAGAATCTCAGTTGATGTTAAAACATTTTTAGCTTCAAGCAGAGATAGAAGCAGCTCTGTAAATACTTTAAAGGCGTTCTCCAATCTATTCAATCTATCAATTATTTGCTTAAATCTTGAATCTATCTCTGAAAACTTTTTGCTAAGCCAATAAGCTAAGGCGGCAACAGATACAAGTATAGATGCTATGATATTAAAACATCTATACTCATCTAATAGACCCTACAAATTTTAGAGGCTATTCTCAACAAATTTTTGCTGTATCTACATTTACAAATGTTGCTAATGTAACTGGTTTATTTGTTAAAGCAATGCTTTTAGGATGTGCCAATTCTTCTTACTTTAACTTTTGTAGAGTTTAGAACTGATCCACCAAAACTATCAACACCATCATCAAGAAGAACATTAACTCTTTTGCCATCAACTGTTTTTGCCTGTCTTGGTGTCCATAAAACACCTTTGCTTAAGCCATGGTCTATTACAGCTTTTAGCACAGCAGAGTTTTTCTCGTTATATACCTCAACCAAATCACCTGTTTTTATCCCCAGCTTCTCCGCATCTTCTAAGCTAATGTGAAGCTCTCCTGGAATTGGGCCATAAACCTCTTCGAATTGGGTATGTGTGTAAAGTATATGTGCTGAGGATATGAGTATGAACTCTTCATCCTCAGCAAAATCTCCTTTTGGTGGTGTTGGCAAAGGTGGTAAACCCATTTTCTCCGCTGTTGTACTATAAAATTCTATTCTTTTTGTTGGTGTTTGATACTCATCTCTAGGCTTTGGCTTTAGCTCTACAAAACCATTTTCCATAAGCTTTCTAAGAATCTCCTCACCAAAAGCCATTTCAAATACTTTGTATGGATCTAGGCAAATCTCTTGGTAGAAGCTTGGAGCTATTCTCTTAGCTATTTCACACATTAGCTGGTATTCCCCTAAAGACTCTCCCAAAGGCTCTATAACAGGCTTATTCAAATAGACAATGTTGTGGCTATAGCTGAAGACAACATCTAGTTTTTCAAAAAATGTTGGTGCAGGCAAAACAAGATCCGCAACCTTTGCAGTATCACTCCAGTGCGTATCGTGAACAACAACAAAAACATCATCTCTCTTAAAACCTTCGACAATCTTGCTTGCATTAGGCAAAGTAGCTGCGGGGTTGTGGACATTGATGTAAACAAATTTGTAGTTTCCATTGAATATCTCCTTACCTACCCTCTCCATACTCACAACCTTTCTAGGTCTCCACATGCTGCTTCCATCAACAAGCGACAAGTTTATTGGAAGACCATCGGTGTTGGAATAGTAAAATCCTCTGTGAATTCCTAACAAAGCTGGTATAACTGCTATGGATCTAA
The DNA window shown above is from Ignisphaera cupida and carries:
- a CDS encoding triphosphoribosyl-dephospho-CoA synthase, whose product is MEKLRLLSYLIASAIPLEVAAYPKPGNVHRLRDFSDTKFEDFLVTSVVGEYYVFRAVRRGCRMALKKPSKVSVFVGDLIEGMVRDYKIVSGGGNTCLGSSLLLLPIAVASGYVLCFESSTNIDSICLNAKAFLQKYSTVQDSIHFYNAIRLVTPSYIRKEDYTDEFPNVWDVEYSKKLRRGGYTLWKILVHSAEKDVVAREVVEGYPRSRRNMVFLKERIKLHGNWNRAVIETYLYQLSNELDTLVIRKQGLEIAKMVSETASKVLETCQKDEKQCESILIEFDKKLGEMGVNPGSTADIVASTIALYAISKGGSITRI
- a CDS encoding YkgJ family cysteine cluster protein yields the protein MCFDIHMSSDLAKKLSFVNFGNICKDCKVNCCRRFYAVLLPEEEESFKGVAFEVSTPLGSVKAIGSRNGAPCPFLDEKGFCKVYSQRAFDCRLWPLLLYYDFNTGEKVLYLDLECPAAEKGLISKEFIDKVLQILKSSRIDVEWLKKYTLAPWPNRLKEIARFK
- a CDS encoding molybdopterin-dependent oxidoreductase is translated as MFLIGCPRDCYDTCGLRVYVDGGRIVKVLPNDDIYTQSILCPRAAGDAKRVYSSNRVLYPMLNTGNGFFKRINWDEALDILVSKLKDVIDSHGVEKAIFLEYAGNRGLLSRYASRRLWYFLGVTQTDRSICASSGQQALELIYGSAYGIFPNEIDNLNAVVVWGSNPAVSAIHLWRKILNVRSRGGKIITVDIRLSETAKQSTHFIRVRPGSDGYLALGVAKYLVEHNYVDRDFINRYVYGFEEFVKHLENYSMDIIEKVTGVSREEIARFAEILVSCKPFAIFIGYGVQRRYGGGEIVRSIAVIPALLGIHRGFYYSNTDGLPINLSLVDGSSMWRPRKVVSMERVGKEIFNGNYKFVYINVHNPAATLPNASKIVEGFKRDDVFVVVHDTHWSDTAKVADLVLPAPTFFEKLDVVFSYSHNIVYLNKPVIEPLGESLGEYQLMCEIAKRIAPSFYQEICLDPYKVFEMAFGEEILRKLMENGFVELKPKPRDEYQTPTKRIEFYSTTAEKMGLPPLPTPPKGDFAEDEEFILISSAHILYTHTQFEEVYGPIPGELHISLEDAEKLGIKTGDLVEVYNEKNSAVLKAVIDHGLSKGVLWTPRQAKTVDGKRVNVLLDDGVDSFGGSVLNSTKVKVRRIGTS